In the Candidatus Methylomirabilota bacterium genome, one interval contains:
- a CDS encoding GatB/YqeY domain-containing protein — protein sequence MGLEQQLNDTLTQAIKAKDQPAADVVRMLKSKLQERRTAKGFTGTVDDALVLDVVGAYRKQLQKALVEFEKAGERGAAQAAQLRFDIAFCERWLPKGLDEPAVRALVKERLAALGITDAKQAGRLVGDVMKTHKGQVEAADVKRIAEELLR from the coding sequence ATGGGACTCGAGCAGCAGCTCAACGACACGCTCACGCAGGCGATCAAGGCGAAGGACCAGCCCGCGGCCGACGTGGTGCGCATGCTCAAGTCGAAGCTCCAGGAGCGGCGGACCGCGAAGGGCTTCACCGGCACGGTGGACGACGCGCTCGTGCTCGACGTCGTCGGCGCGTACCGCAAGCAGCTCCAGAAGGCGCTGGTCGAGTTCGAGAAGGCCGGCGAGCGCGGCGCGGCGCAGGCGGCGCAGCTCCGGTTCGACATCGCGTTCTGCGAGCGCTGGCTGCCGAAGGGGCTCGACGAGCCCGCGGTCCGCGCGCTCGTCAAGGAGCGCCTCGCGGCGCTCGGCATCACGGACGCGAAGCAGGCGGGTCGCCTCGTCGGCGACGTCATGAAGACGCACAAGGGGCAGGTCGAGGCCGCGGACGTCAAGCGGATCGCGGAGGAGTTGCTCAGATGA
- a CDS encoding antibiotic biosynthesis monooxygenase, with the protein MIVVTNRIPVAKGHEAAFEARFQGRAGFVEKRRGCRGFQLLRPIKGDAYMVMTWWDTEADFQAWTESEEFREAHRNRPPKELFAGPNVFETHEVIQRVDIAR; encoded by the coding sequence ATGATCGTCGTCACGAACCGGATCCCGGTCGCGAAGGGCCACGAGGCGGCGTTCGAGGCGCGCTTCCAGGGGCGCGCCGGCTTCGTCGAGAAGCGGCGCGGCTGCCGCGGCTTCCAGCTCCTGCGCCCGATCAAGGGCGACGCGTACATGGTCATGACCTGGTGGGACACGGAGGCCGACTTCCAGGCGTGGACGGAGAGCGAGGAGTTCCGCGAGGCGCACCGGAACCGGCCGCCCAAGGAGCTGTTCGCCGGCCCCAACGTGTTCGAGACGCACGAGGTCATCCAGCGCGTGGACATTGCGCGCTAG
- a CDS encoding 2-dehydropantoate 2-reductase, with the protein MATRIGIVGAGAIGSVVGGLLTKAGHDVTLIDQWPEHVEAMRRQGLRLSGTCGDHTVKVRALHLHEAQRIEAPFDAVFVAVKSYDTEWATALGVAYLGRPDGVVVDFQNGVNDERVAAVAGRERTLGCVITIGAGLYEPGHAMRTDSGTLGFKIGELDGKDTPRARELARIVSDVAPAKVTTNLFGERWSKLAVNCMANPLAGLSGLGSAEVRSEPAPRRIAIRLAAEVVGVGRACGHEVEPIYGIAAGRFVDAAGGRGLAEVEADMAASARFLAGGRPSMLQDVMRGRRTEIDYLNGYVVAQGRRVGVPTPFNEAVVELYHRHGVGTLKPDPKNLEPLTRLLPR; encoded by the coding sequence ATGGCGACGCGGATCGGCATCGTGGGGGCGGGCGCGATCGGCAGCGTGGTGGGCGGGCTGCTGACGAAGGCCGGGCACGACGTGACGCTCATCGACCAGTGGCCCGAGCACGTGGAGGCGATGCGCCGGCAGGGCCTCAGGCTCTCGGGCACCTGCGGCGACCACACGGTCAAGGTGCGGGCGCTCCACCTGCACGAGGCGCAGCGCATCGAGGCGCCGTTCGACGCGGTCTTCGTCGCGGTGAAATCCTACGATACAGAGTGGGCGACGGCGCTCGGCGTCGCGTACCTCGGGCGGCCCGACGGGGTCGTCGTGGACTTCCAGAACGGTGTCAACGACGAGCGCGTGGCGGCCGTCGCCGGGCGCGAGCGCACCCTCGGCTGCGTCATCACGATCGGCGCCGGGCTCTACGAGCCCGGCCACGCCATGCGGACCGACTCGGGGACGCTCGGGTTCAAGATCGGCGAGCTCGACGGCAAGGACACGCCGCGCGCCCGCGAGCTGGCGCGGATCGTCAGCGACGTGGCGCCGGCGAAGGTGACGACGAACCTCTTCGGCGAGCGCTGGTCGAAGCTCGCGGTCAACTGCATGGCGAATCCCCTGGCGGGGCTCTCCGGCCTCGGCTCCGCCGAGGTCCGCAGCGAGCCCGCGCCGCGGCGGATCGCCATCCGGCTCGCGGCCGAGGTCGTCGGCGTCGGGCGCGCGTGCGGCCATGAGGTCGAGCCGATCTACGGGATCGCCGCCGGGCGCTTCGTGGACGCGGCCGGGGGGCGCGGCCTCGCCGAGGTCGAGGCGGACATGGCGGCGAGCGCCAGGTTCCTCGCGGGTGGCCGGCCCTCGATGCTCCAGGACGTGATGCGCGGGCGCCGCACCGAGATCGACTACCTCAACGGCTACGTGGTCGCTCAGGGCCGGCGCGTCGGCGTCCCGACGCCGTTCAACGAGGCGGTCGTCGAGCTGTACCACCGGCACGGCGTCGGCACGCTCAAGCCGGATCCGAAGAACCTCGAGCCCCTGACCCGGCTCCTGCCGCGCTAG
- the phnE gene encoding phosphonate ABC transporter, permease protein PhnE, producing the protein MRRAVAFVGIVALAWAAWDTGADPVRLARGVPWVLDFIRRMIPPDLRVLPAALAGAVTTVEIALLGTAAAAVAALPLGFVSARNVAPAPLFYPARAVLNFFRSVDTLVYALVFVAAVGLGPFPGVLAVVAYTTTSLAKLYGEAIEGIDPGPVDAITATGATRVQVLRFGVLPQVLPLFLSYILYRLETNIRAATVLGFVGAGGIGFYLQTYLRMIDYAAASTVLLVTVAMVMIVDGVSSRLRDRLV; encoded by the coding sequence GTGAGGCGCGCCGTCGCCTTCGTCGGCATCGTCGCGCTGGCGTGGGCCGCCTGGGACACCGGCGCCGATCCCGTGCGGCTCGCGCGCGGCGTGCCCTGGGTGCTCGACTTCATCCGCCGGATGATCCCGCCCGACCTGCGCGTGCTGCCGGCGGCGCTCGCCGGCGCCGTGACGACCGTAGAGATCGCGCTCCTCGGGACCGCGGCGGCCGCGGTGGCGGCGCTCCCGCTCGGCTTCGTCTCGGCGCGCAACGTGGCGCCCGCGCCGCTCTTCTACCCGGCGCGCGCGGTGCTGAACTTCTTCCGGAGCGTGGACACGCTCGTCTACGCGCTCGTCTTCGTCGCGGCGGTGGGCCTCGGCCCGTTCCCCGGCGTGCTCGCCGTCGTCGCGTACACGACGACCTCGCTCGCCAAGCTCTACGGGGAGGCCATCGAGGGGATCGACCCGGGCCCGGTCGACGCGATCACGGCCACCGGCGCGACGCGGGTGCAGGTCCTCCGCTTCGGCGTCCTGCCCCAGGTCCTGCCGCTCTTCCTGTCCTACATCCTCTATCGCCTCGAGACCAACATCCGCGCGGCCACCGTGCTCGGCTTCGTCGGCGCGGGGGGCATCGGCTTCTACCTCCAGACCTACCTCCGCATGATCGACTACGCCGCCGCCTCGACGGTGCTCCTCGTGACCGTCGCGATGGTCATGATCGTGGACGGCGTGAGCTCGCGCCTGCGCGACCGCCTCGTGTAG
- the phnC gene encoding phosphonate ABC transporter ATP-binding protein, whose amino-acid sequence MIEVQGLRVVLPGATTAVDGVDLTVRQGEFVVILGRSGAGKTTFLRAINRLVEPTEGTVRVAGRAVTGAAPAELREMRRRIGMVFQQFNLVRRASVLENVLAGRLGYVPALPSLVGRFPQADRALAMECLAQVGLARMAERRADTLSGGEQQRVAIARALAQSPAVILADEPTASLDPQLTGSIMDILRRINVERGLTLVVSQHQLETALAYATRIVGFRRGRVAFDGPPSALSPAVVHAIYGDGAPA is encoded by the coding sequence ATGATCGAGGTCCAGGGCCTGCGCGTCGTACTGCCGGGGGCGACCACGGCCGTGGATGGCGTGGACCTCACCGTGCGCCAGGGCGAGTTCGTCGTCATCCTCGGCCGGAGCGGCGCCGGCAAGACGACGTTCCTGCGCGCGATCAACCGGCTCGTCGAGCCGACGGAGGGCACCGTGCGCGTCGCGGGCCGCGCCGTCACGGGCGCCGCGCCCGCGGAGCTGCGCGAGATGCGCCGGCGGATCGGGATGGTCTTCCAGCAGTTCAACCTCGTGCGCCGCGCGTCCGTGCTCGAGAACGTGCTCGCCGGGCGGCTCGGGTACGTGCCGGCGCTCCCGAGCCTCGTCGGCCGCTTCCCCCAGGCCGACCGCGCGCTCGCCATGGAGTGCCTCGCCCAGGTCGGGCTCGCGCGCATGGCCGAACGCCGCGCCGACACACTCTCGGGCGGCGAGCAGCAGCGCGTCGCGATCGCCCGCGCGCTGGCGCAGTCGCCGGCCGTCATCCTCGCCGACGAGCCGACGGCGAGCCTCGACCCGCAGCTCACCGGGAGCATCATGGACATCCTCCGGCGCATCAACGTGGAGCGCGGCCTCACGCTCGTGGTGAGCCAGCACCAGCTCGAAACCGCGCTCGCGTACGCCACGCGCATCGTCGGCTTCCGCCGCGGCCGCGTCGCCTTCGACGGCCCGCCCTCGGCGCTCTCGCCCGCCGTCGTCCACGCGATCTACGGCGACGGAGCCCCCGCGTGA
- a CDS encoding phosphate/phosphite/phosphonate ABC transporter substrate-binding protein produces the protein MRARPGPSLTRRALAAAAVLAALLAAAGAPRAADRPLHLVLTPSQKPTDLIAAGEEFGQALAKLVGTPVRVTVASDYAAVIEALRNRTADLAFVHPAGYVLANREAKAMIVARNLWHGKGTFTSRFYVRKDSGLKTLENLRGKTIAFVDPASTSGYVYPMVLLIQRGLVRNRDPKTFFREVLFAGSHDAAMRALLNGHVDALASFDMAREQYLKDPAERERITWIAETPPIPEAGIAARDGLDPATFAKVRAALLQIRGPKYAALLKRVYDIDGFEPADDRDYDPVRTAIDQLGFRPR, from the coding sequence TTGCGCGCTAGACCGGGTCCGTCCCTGACGAGACGCGCGCTCGCGGCCGCGGCGGTCCTGGCGGCCCTGCTCGCCGCCGCCGGCGCGCCGCGGGCTGCGGACCGGCCGCTGCACCTCGTCCTCACGCCGTCGCAGAAGCCCACCGACCTGATCGCCGCGGGCGAGGAGTTCGGTCAGGCCCTCGCGAAGCTCGTGGGGACGCCCGTGCGGGTGACGGTCGCGTCGGACTACGCCGCGGTCATCGAGGCGCTGAGGAACCGCACCGCGGACCTCGCGTTCGTCCATCCCGCCGGCTACGTCCTCGCGAACCGCGAGGCGAAGGCCATGATCGTCGCGAGGAACCTCTGGCACGGCAAGGGCACGTTCACCTCGCGCTTCTACGTCCGCAAGGACTCGGGCCTCAAGACGCTCGAGAACCTGCGCGGCAAGACGATCGCGTTCGTGGACCCGGCGAGCACGTCGGGCTACGTCTACCCGATGGTCCTCCTGATCCAGCGCGGGCTCGTCCGGAACCGCGACCCCAAGACCTTCTTCCGCGAGGTCCTGTTCGCGGGCTCGCACGACGCGGCGATGCGCGCGCTCCTGAACGGCCACGTGGACGCGCTGGCGTCGTTCGACATGGCGCGCGAGCAGTACCTCAAAGATCCGGCGGAGCGCGAGCGGATCACGTGGATCGCGGAGACCCCGCCGATCCCCGAGGCCGGCATCGCCGCGCGCGACGGGCTCGACCCGGCGACCTTCGCCAAAGTCCGCGCGGCGCTCCTGCAGATCCGCGGCCCCAAGTACGCGGCGCTCCTCAAGCGCGTCTACGACATCGACGGCTTCGAGCCCGCCGACGACCGCGACTACGACCCGGTGCGCACCGCGATCGACCAGCTCGGCTTCCGCCCGCGCTGA
- a CDS encoding methyltransferase domain-containing protein: MPEGTAAVLDARSLATAHRRLAALLRPGLAVLDVGCGTGAITRGIAERVAPGGRALGVDANAPFIEAARRAHGAIPGLTFEVADACRLPFSDTFDIVTAARVLQWLADPLAAVRAMARAAKPGGRVIVLDFNHEKARWTPEPPASLERFYAAFLAWRASAGMDNVIADRLAALLAEAGLRDVTVTPQHEVARRGGPEWALRAGIWAQVAATRGHQMVADGAIAEAERWAAEVEYREWVRAGGEAHTQYLLAAEGVKPT; encoded by the coding sequence ATGCCCGAGGGCACGGCGGCCGTCCTGGACGCGCGCTCGCTCGCGACGGCGCACCGCCGCCTCGCCGCGCTGCTGCGCCCGGGCCTCGCCGTGCTCGACGTGGGCTGCGGCACCGGGGCGATCACGCGCGGGATCGCCGAGCGCGTGGCGCCCGGCGGCCGGGCCCTCGGCGTGGACGCGAACGCGCCGTTCATCGAGGCGGCGCGGCGCGCCCACGGCGCGATCCCCGGGCTCACGTTCGAGGTCGCCGACGCCTGCCGCCTGCCGTTCAGCGACACGTTCGACATCGTCACGGCGGCGCGCGTCCTCCAGTGGCTCGCCGATCCCCTCGCGGCCGTTCGGGCGATGGCGCGGGCGGCGAAGCCGGGCGGCCGGGTCATCGTCCTCGACTTCAATCACGAGAAGGCCCGGTGGACGCCGGAGCCGCCGGCGAGCCTCGAACGCTTCTACGCCGCGTTCCTCGCGTGGAGGGCATCGGCCGGCATGGACAACGTGATCGCCGATCGCCTCGCCGCGCTCCTCGCCGAGGCCGGCCTGCGCGACGTCACGGTCACGCCGCAGCACGAGGTGGCACGGCGGGGCGGGCCCGAGTGGGCGCTCCGCGCAGGGATCTGGGCGCAGGTCGCCGCGACGCGCGGGCACCAGATGGTGGCCGACGGCGCGATCGCGGAGGCGGAGCGCTGGGCCGCCGAGGTCGAGTACCGCGAGTGGGTCCGCGCGGGCGGCGAGGCGCACACGCAGTACCTCCTGGCGGCTGAGGGCGTGAAGCCGACGTAG
- a CDS encoding DinB family protein: MTIEEYARRPREERLARLARSPGELGAAVAGRSDAALARRPAATSWAALEVLCHLRDNEESFLERFRQILETDEPRFPRSNPDRWAEERQYLTNDAAGALAAFERRRGETLELLRGLAPGAWGRAGVHLDSRGRRTLDEFLSVMAWHDDNHLDQLRRALEGRA; the protein is encoded by the coding sequence ATGACGATCGAGGAGTACGCGCGGCGACCGCGCGAGGAGCGGCTCGCGCGCCTCGCGCGGTCGCCCGGCGAGCTCGGCGCCGCCGTCGCGGGACGGAGCGACGCGGCGCTCGCGCGCCGTCCCGCCGCGACGAGCTGGGCGGCGCTGGAAGTCCTCTGCCACCTCCGGGACAACGAGGAGTCGTTCCTCGAGCGCTTCCGCCAGATCCTCGAGACGGACGAGCCCCGGTTCCCGCGGAGCAATCCGGACCGATGGGCCGAGGAGCGGCAGTACCTGACGAACGACGCGGCGGGCGCGCTCGCCGCCTTCGAACGGCGCCGCGGCGAGACGCTCGAGCTCCTGCGCGGGCTCGCGCCGGGCGCGTGGGGGCGGGCCGGCGTGCACCTCGACTCGCGCGGCCGCCGGACGCTCGACGAGTTCCTCTCCGTGATGGCCTGGCACGACGACAACCATCTCGACCAGCTCCGGCGCGCCCTCGAGGGCCGGGCGTAG
- a CDS encoding LLM class flavin-dependent oxidoreductase encodes MDYGLFTMPSHPPERSLYDGHRWDLQQLRWADELGFSEAWIGEHHTAPWEPHPSPDLLVAQALLQTERMRIGPGGFLMPYHHPAELAHRVAMLDHMAQGRLNFGVAASGLPSDWALFNVDGNAGQHREMTREALDIILRLWSDEAEFDYKGKYWHVTKTGTMLDTLRPHIKPFQKPHPPIGVAGVSKGSDTLKLAGERGFWPMSLNLNPAYVASHWESVEQGAARSGRTPKRAEWRLVREVFIADTDAEALRLSAGGMMGRMMREYFLPLLASFQFTEFLKHRPDVPDSDVTPDYCAQHNWLVGSPATVADKLHAIYEEVGGFGTLLLFCFDYAENPKAWRHSMELLAREVMPRFKTLVPK; translated from the coding sequence ATGGACTACGGCTTGTTCACGATGCCGTCGCACCCGCCCGAGCGCAGCCTGTACGACGGCCACCGGTGGGACCTCCAGCAGCTCCGCTGGGCGGACGAGCTCGGCTTCAGCGAGGCGTGGATCGGCGAGCACCACACGGCGCCCTGGGAGCCTCACCCGTCGCCTGACCTGCTCGTGGCCCAGGCGCTCCTGCAAACCGAGCGCATGCGCATCGGCCCCGGCGGATTCCTCATGCCGTACCACCACCCGGCCGAGCTGGCCCACCGCGTGGCGATGCTCGACCACATGGCACAGGGCCGGCTCAACTTCGGCGTGGCGGCGAGCGGGCTCCCCAGCGACTGGGCCCTGTTCAACGTCGACGGCAACGCGGGCCAGCACCGCGAGATGACGCGGGAGGCCCTCGACATCATCCTGCGTCTCTGGAGCGACGAGGCCGAGTTCGACTACAAAGGCAAGTACTGGCACGTCACCAAGACCGGCACGATGCTCGACACCCTGCGGCCGCACATCAAGCCGTTCCAGAAGCCGCACCCGCCGATCGGCGTGGCCGGGGTGAGCAAGGGCTCCGACACGCTGAAGCTCGCCGGCGAGCGCGGCTTCTGGCCGATGAGCCTCAACCTGAACCCCGCCTACGTCGCGAGCCACTGGGAGTCCGTCGAGCAGGGCGCGGCGCGGAGCGGCCGGACGCCGAAGCGCGCCGAGTGGCGTCTGGTGCGCGAGGTCTTCATCGCCGACACCGACGCCGAGGCGCTGCGGCTCTCCGCCGGCGGCATGATGGGCCGCATGATGCGGGAGTACTTCCTGCCGCTGCTCGCGTCCTTTCAGTTCACCGAGTTCCTGAAGCACCGGCCGGACGTGCCCGACTCGGACGTCACGCCCGATTACTGCGCCCAGCACAACTGGCTGGTGGGCTCGCCCGCCACGGTGGCGGACAAGCTCCACGCGATCTACGAGGAGGTCGGCGGCTTCGGCACGCTCCTCCTCTTCTGCTTCGACTACGCGGAGAACCCCAAGGCGTGGCGCCACTCGATGGAGCTGCTGGCGCGCGAGGTGATGCCGCGCTTCAAGACGCTGGTGCCCAAATGA
- a CDS encoding VOC family protein has protein sequence MLTRIDHVMICVPDLDAGIAAYTRIGFNIYPGGAHTGRATHNAIAFHQEDYLELLSLRDRHAVVPGSSDARLAEFLARGGGFRYVVVQSDDLAADVAAMRRRGVEVGDATESGRRTPAGQELRWRVASLGPRNALPIVFIQHLTPLAERRRQVPRAGDHGNGVLRTDRVYIVVPDLAATVETYGSVLGLPVPKTQRGAVIKADMAVFDLGPTGLTVAQPVEPGPAAEALARRGPGPFQVLYRTSSMEAAARFMASHGVPPARGVRNTGEQAMLVLPEHACGAYIGFVGPA, from the coding sequence GTGCTGACCCGCATCGACCACGTCATGATCTGCGTCCCGGACCTGGACGCGGGCATCGCCGCGTATACGCGGATCGGCTTCAACATCTATCCCGGCGGCGCCCACACCGGCAGGGCGACCCACAACGCCATCGCCTTCCACCAGGAGGACTATCTCGAGCTGCTGAGCCTGCGCGACCGGCACGCCGTCGTCCCCGGAAGCTCCGACGCTCGCCTCGCCGAGTTCCTGGCCCGCGGCGGCGGCTTCCGCTACGTCGTCGTGCAGAGCGACGACCTGGCGGCCGACGTGGCGGCGATGCGCCGGCGCGGGGTCGAGGTCGGCGACGCCACCGAGAGCGGCCGCCGCACGCCCGCGGGCCAGGAGCTGCGATGGCGGGTGGCCAGCCTCGGCCCGCGCAACGCGTTGCCCATCGTCTTCATCCAGCACCTCACGCCACTGGCCGAGCGGCGCCGGCAAGTGCCCCGGGCCGGCGATCACGGGAACGGGGTGCTGCGCACGGATCGGGTGTATATCGTGGTCCCCGACCTCGCCGCCACGGTGGAGACCTACGGCAGCGTGCTCGGCCTGCCGGTGCCGAAGACCCAGCGGGGCGCGGTCATCAAGGCGGACATGGCGGTGTTCGACCTCGGCCCGACCGGCCTGACCGTGGCGCAGCCGGTCGAGCCCGGTCCCGCCGCCGAGGCGCTCGCCCGGCGCGGGCCCGGCCCCTTCCAGGTGCTGTACCGCACGAGCAGCATGGAGGCCGCGGCGCGCTTCATGGCGAGCCACGGCGTGCCGCCGGCGCGGGGCGTGCGCAACACCGGCGAGCAGGCGATGCTGGTTCTGCCGGAGCACGCCTGCGGGGCGTATATCGGCTTCGTGGGGCCGGCGTAA